A genome region from Neptunomonas japonica JAMM 1380 includes the following:
- the uvrD gene encoding DNA helicase II, translating to MDVTAIIDGLNDAQRSAVTAPVQNLLILAGAGSGKTRVLVHRIAWLVQTENISPYSIMAVTFTNKAAREMRGRIETLLGVNPNGMWVGTFHGLAHRILRAHWRDAGLNENFQIMDSEDQLRLIKRLCKEMSLDDTRWPARQFQWFINAQKDEGLRSRHLERTADPHDITMIRMYEAYEEACDRGGMIDFGELLLCCLELLRDRNPSLLQHYQQRFRYLLVDEFQDTNAIQYAWLRLLCGNDRKLMAVGDDDQSIYGWRGARIENIQNLPEHFPGADTIRLEQNYRSTQTILKAANAVIENNRGRLGKELWTDGKDGEKISLYAAFNEQDEARFIVGQIQKWVDEGNLRSESAILYRSNAQSRVLEEALIRSGMPYKIYGGHRFYDRLEIKNALAYLRLVSNREDDTAMERIINVPTRGIGTRTIEIVREQARAENVSMWRAANEVVEYKKLPSRALTALQLFLDLINQIDTDSMGTELHEQTDHAIQLSGLIDHHKKEKGEKAQSRLENLEELINAAKQFSGQWVASPEEENVNELSAFLDQAALDAGDAQAADHQDSVQLMTLHSAKGLEFPMVFLGGVEEGLFPHKMSADEPGRMEEERRLCYVGITRAMQKLFLTYAESRRMHGQETFNRPSRFIQEIPSELIEEVRLNASVSRPMTSRNDYNNSSNSKFSPNSVQMDDGTPKLYIGQQVRHQSFGEGIVLNCEGTGPKARIQVNFENVGMKWLVLGFAKLEPV from the coding sequence ATGGATGTAACTGCAATAATTGATGGTTTAAACGATGCGCAACGCAGCGCCGTAACGGCACCGGTACAAAACCTATTAATACTGGCCGGTGCAGGTTCAGGAAAAACACGCGTACTGGTGCATCGTATTGCTTGGCTCGTACAAACGGAGAACATCTCTCCTTACTCCATCATGGCAGTGACCTTTACCAACAAAGCGGCACGCGAAATGCGTGGTCGTATAGAAACACTGCTGGGCGTTAACCCCAATGGCATGTGGGTCGGTACTTTCCACGGTTTGGCACATCGGATATTGCGCGCTCATTGGCGCGACGCAGGCCTTAATGAGAACTTCCAAATAATGGATAGCGAAGATCAGCTACGGCTGATAAAACGTCTATGTAAAGAGATGTCGTTGGATGATACTCGCTGGCCTGCACGTCAATTCCAATGGTTCATCAATGCGCAAAAAGATGAAGGCTTACGCAGTCGCCACTTAGAACGAACAGCCGATCCACATGACATCACCATGATTCGTATGTATGAAGCTTACGAAGAAGCGTGTGATCGTGGCGGAATGATTGATTTTGGTGAACTTCTACTTTGCTGTTTAGAACTGTTACGCGATCGTAACCCATCATTGCTACAACATTATCAACAGCGCTTTCGTTACCTGCTCGTTGATGAGTTTCAAGACACCAACGCCATTCAATACGCATGGCTAAGATTACTCTGTGGAAATGACCGCAAACTTATGGCCGTCGGTGATGACGATCAGTCTATCTATGGTTGGCGTGGTGCGCGTATTGAAAATATTCAGAACCTGCCAGAGCATTTCCCTGGGGCTGACACAATACGTTTGGAGCAAAATTATCGCTCGACACAAACCATCCTCAAAGCGGCTAACGCCGTTATTGAAAACAATCGCGGGCGCTTAGGAAAAGAACTGTGGACAGATGGCAAAGACGGAGAAAAAATCAGTCTTTACGCGGCCTTCAACGAGCAAGATGAAGCACGCTTTATTGTCGGCCAGATCCAAAAGTGGGTTGACGAGGGCAACCTACGCTCAGAATCCGCTATTCTTTACCGCTCAAACGCCCAATCCCGAGTTCTAGAAGAAGCACTCATCCGTAGCGGTATGCCCTATAAGATTTACGGCGGTCATCGTTTCTACGACCGTTTAGAAATTAAGAATGCCTTGGCTTACCTACGCCTCGTATCCAACCGCGAAGATGATACAGCTATGGAGCGCATCATTAATGTGCCCACACGCGGTATCGGTACTCGCACAATCGAAATAGTTCGCGAACAAGCCAGAGCAGAAAACGTATCGATGTGGCGTGCCGCCAATGAAGTCGTAGAGTATAAAAAGCTGCCCTCTCGCGCACTGACAGCACTACAACTCTTTCTAGATCTGATTAACCAGATCGATACCGATTCGATGGGCACAGAGTTACACGAACAAACAGACCATGCGATCCAGCTCAGTGGTTTAATCGATCATCACAAGAAAGAGAAAGGTGAAAAAGCCCAATCTCGATTAGAAAACCTTGAAGAACTGATTAACGCGGCCAAACAGTTTAGCGGTCAATGGGTCGCTAGCCCTGAAGAGGAAAATGTAAACGAGCTATCTGCCTTTTTGGATCAAGCAGCTCTTGATGCAGGTGATGCACAAGCAGCCGACCACCAAGATAGCGTTCAGCTAATGACCTTACATTCAGCCAAAGGTCTAGAATTCCCGATGGTTTTTCTCGGTGGAGTAGAAGAAGGTTTATTTCCACACAAGATGTCCGCTGATGAACCGGGTCGTATGGAGGAAGAACGCAGACTCTGTTATGTCGGTATTACCCGCGCTATGCAAAAGCTGTTTTTAACTTACGCCGAATCCCGTCGGATGCATGGTCAAGAAACGTTTAACCGCCCTTCGCGTTTTATTCAGGAAATCCCTTCTGAACTGATCGAAGAAGTACGCTTAAACGCTAGTGTCAGCCGTCCAATGACCTCAAGAAATGACTATAACAACTCATCCAATAGCAAATTTAGCCCAAACTCGGTTCAAATGGATGACGGCACCCCTAAACTCTATATTGGTCAACAAGTGCGCCACCAAAGCTTCGGAGAAGGCATAGTCCTGAACTGCGAAGGCACAGGCCCTAAAGCCCGTATACAGGTTAATTTTGAAAATGTCGGCATGAAGTGGCTAGTCTTGGGCTTTGCTAAGTTAGAGCCGGTGTAA
- a CDS encoding VanZ family protein — protein sequence MGTLLTLLSRFWLAITLLILLAITLLSLWPADGLPSVPGTDKTHHFIAYAGLMFPVALRQPKYWLIIGMFFIGWSGAIELIQPYVNRYGEWLDMLANSTGLLCGMLLARMATFFFDVKPAN from the coding sequence ATGGGTACGCTTTTAACACTGCTGAGTCGATTCTGGTTGGCAATTACATTACTGATACTGCTGGCTATTACGCTTCTTTCTTTATGGCCTGCGGATGGTTTGCCTAGTGTGCCGGGAACGGACAAAACACATCATTTTATCGCTTATGCAGGTTTAATGTTCCCTGTCGCATTACGCCAGCCTAAGTACTGGTTAATTATTGGAATGTTTTTTATTGGCTGGAGCGGCGCTATTGAACTCATCCAGCCATACGTAAATCGCTATGGTGAGTGGTTGGATATGCTGGCCAATAGCACAGGGTTACTATGTGGGATGTTATTGGCCCGCATGGCTACATTTTTCTTCGATGTAAAGCCTGCTAATTGA